In Rubrobacter radiotolerans DSM 5868, a genomic segment contains:
- the pdxY gene encoding pyridoxal kinase PdxY, giving the protein MNVVSIQSSVAYGHVGNSAAVFPLQRLGFEVWPVNTVHFSNHTGYGEWRGPVLAAEDVREVLRGVEERGALSRCDAVLSGYMGDASLGEIIVETARKVKSRNEGALYCCDPVMGDVGRGFFVREGIPEFMREVAVPEADVITPNQFELEYLTGESVRTLEGALRAADAARELGPELVLITSLVREDADEGTIEMLAVSGEGAWLVGTPVLPVTVNGAGDATAALFLAHSLLAGSPEKALARTAASVFAVLERTSREGSREILLVASQEEIAHPPASFEAVRVR; this is encoded by the coding sequence ATGAACGTTGTTTCGATACAGTCGTCGGTCGCTTACGGGCACGTCGGGAACAGCGCGGCGGTTTTTCCGTTGCAGCGGCTCGGGTTCGAGGTGTGGCCGGTAAACACGGTCCACTTCTCGAACCACACGGGCTACGGGGAGTGGCGCGGTCCGGTGCTGGCGGCGGAGGACGTGCGGGAGGTGTTGCGCGGGGTCGAGGAGCGGGGGGCTCTTTCGCGCTGCGACGCGGTGCTCTCGGGGTACATGGGCGACGCTTCGCTCGGGGAGATCATTGTCGAGACCGCAAGGAAGGTGAAGTCCCGAAACGAGGGGGCACTGTACTGCTGCGATCCGGTGATGGGCGACGTGGGGCGGGGTTTCTTTGTTCGGGAGGGGATACCCGAGTTCATGCGCGAGGTGGCCGTTCCGGAGGCGGACGTCATCACGCCGAACCAGTTCGAGCTGGAGTACCTGACCGGCGAGAGCGTGAGGACGCTCGAAGGCGCACTCCGGGCGGCGGACGCGGCGCGCGAGCTCGGGCCGGAGCTGGTGCTCATTACGAGCCTCGTGCGGGAAGACGCAGACGAGGGGACGATCGAGATGCTCGCCGTCTCGGGGGAGGGGGCGTGGCTTGTCGGGACGCCGGTCCTGCCGGTAACGGTGAACGGCGCTGGGGACGCGACGGCGGCGCTGTTTCTCGCGCACAGCCTGCTCGCCGGGAGCCCCGAGAAGGCACTCGCCAGAACGGCCGCCTCGGTCTTCGCGGTGCTCGAAAGGACGAGCCGGGAGGGGTCGCGGGAGATCCTTCTCGTCGCCTCGCAGGAAGAGATAGCTCATCCTCCGGCCAGCTTCGAGGCCGTGCGCGTCCGGTAG
- a CDS encoding SDR family NAD(P)-dependent oxidoreductase — MPGLLEGKVALVTGGASGIGRASALALAREGARVVVSDVAEEGGERVVREVRERGGEAVFARANVSRAEEVRALVERTVERYGGLDIAHNNAGIGGSYAKTESYPEEEFDRVISVNLKSVWLGMKYEIPRLLERGGGAIVNTASAAGLVGLAYNTAYTASKHGVVGLTKAASQEYARQNVRINAVCPGFVETPLVTEALREFASKEALVRAHPVGRLGEAGEVAEAVVWLASDAASFVTGTTLSVDGGLTSR; from the coding sequence ATGCCGGGTCTGCTTGAGGGCAAGGTCGCGCTGGTAACGGGCGGAGCGTCGGGGATCGGGCGCGCCTCCGCGCTCGCTCTGGCGCGCGAGGGAGCGCGGGTTGTCGTCTCGGACGTTGCGGAGGAGGGCGGCGAGAGAGTTGTCCGGGAGGTCCGCGAGCGGGGCGGCGAGGCGGTCTTTGCGAGGGCCAACGTGTCGCGTGCGGAAGAAGTCCGGGCCCTCGTCGAGCGGACGGTCGAGAGGTACGGCGGGCTCGACATCGCACACAACAACGCCGGAATCGGCGGATCTTACGCAAAGACCGAGAGCTACCCGGAGGAGGAGTTCGATCGGGTGATCTCGGTAAACCTCAAGAGCGTCTGGCTCGGGATGAAGTACGAGATACCGCGACTCCTTGAGCGCGGCGGTGGGGCGATCGTCAACACCGCCTCCGCAGCCGGGCTCGTCGGGCTCGCCTACAACACGGCCTACACCGCCTCCAAGCACGGCGTCGTCGGGCTCACGAAGGCCGCCTCGCAGGAGTACGCTCGCCAGAACGTCCGCATAAACGCCGTATGTCCCGGCTTTGTCGAGACCCCGCTCGTCACCGAGGCCCTCAGGGAGTTCGCCTCGAAGGAGGCGCTCGTCCGGGCGCACCCGGTCGGGAGGCTCGGAGAGGCCGGAGAGGTCGCGGAGGCGGTTGTCTGGCTCGCCTCCGACGCCGCCTCGTTCGTCACCGGGACGACGCTCTCGGTAGACGGCGGCCTCACGAGCCGGTAG
- a CDS encoding GNAT family N-acetyltransferase: MKEQTERAGQPEVVLRAAKVPDAEAVHALASELAEALGDSPPKPAAVRERLGELLEAPGAGVLVAEVEGEVVGVVSYWIKPDLAHGDSVVEIPMLAVSEGYRRGGVGRALLAAVTERASEADAALVELVATPSNVAAREFYRSLGFVETDHIVLEFVGEIEDLPDVIEDSVD, from the coding sequence ATGAAAGAGCAGACAGAGAGAGCCGGTCAGCCGGAGGTGGTGCTCCGGGCCGCCAAAGTCCCGGATGCGGAGGCCGTTCACGCCCTTGCCTCGGAGCTCGCCGAGGCGCTCGGGGACAGCCCCCCGAAACCCGCCGCCGTCCGCGAACGGCTCGGCGAGCTTCTGGAGGCGCCGGGGGCGGGGGTGCTTGTCGCGGAGGTAGAGGGAGAGGTCGTCGGGGTCGTCTCGTACTGGATCAAGCCGGACCTCGCGCACGGCGACTCGGTCGTGGAGATCCCGATGCTCGCCGTCTCGGAGGGGTACCGCCGGGGTGGGGTCGGGAGGGCGCTCCTGGCCGCCGTTACCGAGCGGGCCTCCGAGGCCGACGCAGCGCTCGTAGAGCTTGTGGCGACGCCGTCGAACGTCGCAGCCCGGGAGTTCTACCGCTCCCTGGGCTTTGTCGAGACGGACCACATCGTCCTTGAGTTCGTCGGGGAGATAGAGGACCTCCCGGACGTTATAGAGGACTCCGTAGACTAG
- a CDS encoding NupC/NupG family nucleoside CNT transporter, producing MQVLWGIGGMVFLLLLAVALSTNRRAIKPRTVLGALGIQVLFAVIVLYSTVGQNALATVSEGVQAVINSSAEGIGFLFGPVLPEEGSVFAFQVLPVIIFFASLTAVLYHLNILQVVVRVVGGALGWVLGTSRAESMNATANIFVGQTEAPLVIRPFIPRMTRSEFFAVMVGGLSTAAGSVLVGYSLLGASLEYLIAASFMAAPGALLMAKIIMPETDEPLGAPATGEEARAGEEKEGDAADAPDEDENPLHYRNVIDAAAAGASDGLRLALNVGAMLVAFISLIALLNLILGSVGGLFGFEGLTFELILGYVFAPIMLIIGVPWAEAIDAGSFLGQKLVLNEFVAFSNFGPEAEQFSQKSQAIITFALTGFANFGSLAILLGGLGGIAPARRPEIAKYGIRAVLAGTLANLMSAAIAGMLIF from the coding sequence ATGCAGGTTCTCTGGGGCATCGGCGGCATGGTCTTCCTTCTTCTTCTGGCGGTCGCGCTCTCGACCAACCGGCGCGCGATAAAGCCCCGGACGGTCCTCGGGGCGCTCGGGATACAGGTGCTTTTCGCGGTTATCGTGCTGTACTCGACGGTCGGACAGAACGCTCTTGCGACCGTCTCGGAGGGCGTTCAGGCCGTGATCAACTCCTCCGCCGAGGGTATAGGGTTCCTTTTCGGGCCGGTGCTTCCGGAGGAGGGCTCGGTCTTTGCCTTCCAGGTCTTGCCGGTAATTATCTTTTTTGCCTCGCTGACGGCGGTCCTCTACCACCTGAACATCCTGCAGGTCGTCGTTCGGGTCGTCGGCGGGGCCCTCGGGTGGGTTCTCGGGACGAGCCGCGCCGAGTCGATGAACGCCACGGCGAACATCTTTGTCGGGCAGACCGAGGCTCCGCTCGTGATCCGGCCGTTCATCCCGCGCATGACCCGCTCGGAGTTCTTCGCCGTGATGGTCGGCGGGCTCTCGACGGCGGCGGGCTCGGTGCTCGTCGGGTACTCGCTGCTCGGAGCGAGCCTTGAGTACCTTATCGCGGCGAGCTTCATGGCCGCTCCGGGCGCGCTCCTGATGGCCAAGATCATCATGCCCGAGACCGACGAACCCCTCGGCGCCCCCGCGACGGGCGAAGAGGCCAGAGCCGGAGAAGAGAAGGAGGGAGACGCCGCCGACGCGCCGGACGAGGACGAGAACCCGCTCCACTACCGCAACGTCATAGACGCGGCGGCAGCCGGAGCGTCCGACGGCCTCAGGCTCGCGCTGAACGTCGGGGCGATGCTCGTCGCGTTTATCTCCCTGATCGCGCTTTTGAACCTCATCCTCGGGTCGGTTGGGGGGCTCTTCGGCTTCGAGGGGCTGACGTTCGAGCTTATCCTGGGCTACGTCTTTGCGCCGATCATGCTCATAATCGGGGTGCCGTGGGCCGAGGCGATCGACGCCGGGAGCTTTCTCGGGCAGAAGCTCGTCCTGAACGAGTTCGTCGCGTTCTCGAACTTCGGCCCCGAAGCGGAGCAGTTCTCCCAGAAGTCGCAGGCGATCATCACCTTCGCCCTGACGGGCTTTGCGAACTTCGGCTCGCTCGCGATCCTTCTCGGCGGCCTCGGCGGCATCGCCCCGGCGCGCCGGCCGGAGATCGCCAAGTACGGCATCCGGGCCGTTCTCGCCGGGACCCTCGCGAACCTTATGAGCGCGGCCATAGCGGGTATGCTCATCTTCTAG
- a CDS encoding phosphopentomutase yields the protein MPGRRAIVLVLDGLGAGDAPDAAAFGDEGANTLANTARAVGGLKAPNLERLGLGNTTQIEGVPPTDEPGGLWGLMVEKSAAKATLAGHWEMMGLILEDPLPTYPEGFPEEIVSRFERETGRGVIGNKPASGTEILEELAEEQRASGDWILYTSADSVFQVAANTEVIPLEELYAACEKAHRMLIGEGEIKVERVIARPYHGSPGAYEREHENRHDYGIEPFGETYLNRIEAAGHEVVAVGKIRDIFDGSGITRHLPAPPDDAAKVDAVLQTLETLESGFVFANLVDFDAKFGHRRNPQGMAQNIESFDRRLPELLAALSEEDLLILTADHGNDPTFRGTDHTRERVPLLVVGSGTGEVGVRDGFSDLGASVCAWLGVERGALPGKSFLPG from the coding sequence ATGCCCGGAAGACGCGCGATCGTTCTCGTGCTCGACGGCCTCGGGGCGGGAGACGCCCCCGACGCGGCGGCCTTCGGTGATGAGGGCGCGAACACCCTCGCAAACACCGCCCGAGCCGTCGGGGGACTCAAAGCGCCGAACCTCGAAAGGCTCGGGCTCGGTAACACCACGCAGATTGAAGGCGTCCCCCCCACCGACGAGCCCGGGGGCCTGTGGGGACTGATGGTGGAGAAGTCGGCGGCGAAGGCGACGCTCGCCGGGCACTGGGAGATGATGGGGCTTATCCTCGAAGACCCCCTCCCGACCTACCCGGAGGGGTTCCCGGAGGAGATCGTCTCCCGCTTCGAGCGGGAGACGGGGCGAGGCGTTATAGGGAACAAGCCGGCTTCGGGGACGGAGATCCTTGAGGAGCTCGCCGAAGAGCAGCGGGCGTCGGGGGACTGGATCCTCTACACCTCCGCCGACTCGGTCTTCCAGGTCGCCGCCAACACCGAGGTGATACCGCTCGAAGAGCTGTATGCGGCCTGCGAGAAGGCCCACCGGATGCTTATCGGGGAGGGAGAGATAAAGGTCGAGCGCGTGATCGCCCGCCCCTACCACGGCTCTCCCGGAGCCTACGAACGCGAGCACGAGAACCGCCACGACTACGGCATCGAGCCCTTCGGAGAGACGTACCTGAACCGCATCGAAGCCGCCGGGCACGAGGTCGTCGCCGTCGGGAAGATCCGGGACATCTTCGACGGGAGCGGCATTACCCGCCACCTCCCAGCCCCGCCCGACGACGCCGCGAAGGTCGACGCCGTTCTCCAGACGCTCGAAACCCTTGAGTCCGGCTTTGTCTTTGCGAACCTCGTGGACTTCGACGCGAAGTTCGGCCACCGGCGCAACCCGCAGGGGATGGCGCAGAACATCGAGTCGTTCGACCGGAGGCTCCCGGAGCTTCTCGCCGCCCTCAGCGAAGAGGACCTTCTCATCCTTACGGCCGACCACGGCAACGACCCGACCTTCCGCGGCACGGACCACACCCGCGAGCGGGTGCCGCTGCTCGTTGTCGGGAGCGGCACCGGTGAGGTCGGCGTGCGGGACGGCTTCTCGGACCTCGGGGCGAGCGTCTGCGCCTGGCTCGGCGTCGAGCGGGGCGCGCTGCCCGGCAAGAGCTTCCTGCCGGGCTGA
- a CDS encoding CsbD family protein — MANTGREDKGEGLLDKAKGKIKEAVGDARDDDKQKAEGQVQKEKGEVRERTGDIKREHDR, encoded by the coding sequence ATGGCGAACACCGGCAGGGAAGACAAGGGCGAGGGTCTGCTCGACAAGGCGAAGGGCAAGATCAAGGAAGCCGTCGGCGACGCCCGCGACGACGACAAGCAGAAGGCCGAGGGCCAGGTTCAGAAGGAGAAGGGCGAGGTCCGGGAGCGCACCGGCGACATCAAGCGCGAGCACGACCGCTAG
- a CDS encoding thymidine phosphorylase: MSDQRSDSTAINAVLDAIEVKKFGGELSEEQISSVVAGYTDGSVPDYQMAALLMAIFINGMSREETVALTRTMADSGERYSFPECVDKHSTGGVGDKVSLTALPIVAACGAPVAKLSGRGLGVTGGTIDKLESIPGFTFEMTERQFREQIERVGMALTEAGDLAPADKAIYALRDTTGTVDSLPLIGSSIVSKKAATGAGFLIYDVKCGSGAFMKTPEKARELAELLVDLSEALGVSSSALITDMDNPLGRAVGNALEVRESVALLKGEEAPEDLARMARAVAVRLLQLKDTPDPERAVEEALTSGAAYAKLCEFVEAQGGDPGFLESPVVSGSVAEVRAAEGGYVERFDALGVGQAALVLGAGREKKGDPLDYGAGVEVLVRSGERVEAGEPVALLYGEKNVERAEKLVREALRLSEQPTESAPAILDSL; this comes from the coding sequence ATGAGCGACCAGAGAAGCGATTCCACAGCGATAAACGCCGTTCTCGACGCAATAGAGGTAAAGAAGTTCGGCGGGGAGCTCTCGGAGGAGCAGATCTCCTCTGTTGTAGCGGGCTACACGGACGGCTCCGTCCCCGACTACCAGATGGCCGCGCTTCTCATGGCGATCTTTATCAACGGCATGTCCCGCGAGGAGACCGTCGCCCTCACGCGCACGATGGCCGACTCCGGTGAGCGGTACTCCTTCCCCGAGTGCGTGGACAAGCACTCGACCGGCGGCGTCGGCGACAAGGTGAGCCTGACGGCCCTCCCCATCGTCGCAGCCTGCGGAGCGCCCGTTGCGAAGCTCTCCGGGCGCGGCCTCGGCGTTACCGGCGGCACGATAGACAAGCTGGAGTCGATCCCCGGCTTCACCTTCGAGATGACCGAAAGGCAGTTCAGAGAGCAGATCGAGCGCGTCGGGATGGCGCTCACGGAGGCCGGGGACCTCGCTCCGGCTGACAAGGCGATCTACGCCCTCAGGGACACGACCGGGACGGTGGACTCCCTGCCGCTTATCGGGTCCTCGATCGTCTCGAAGAAGGCCGCAACGGGAGCGGGGTTCCTGATCTACGACGTCAAGTGCGGCTCGGGAGCATTCATGAAGACCCCGGAGAAGGCCCGCGAGCTCGCCGAGCTCCTCGTGGACCTGAGCGAGGCCCTCGGCGTAAGCTCCTCGGCCCTTATAACCGACATGGACAACCCTCTGGGCCGGGCCGTCGGCAACGCCCTTGAGGTCCGCGAGTCGGTCGCCCTCCTCAAGGGCGAGGAGGCCCCGGAGGACCTCGCGCGCATGGCCCGCGCCGTCGCCGTCCGGCTCCTCCAGCTGAAAGACACTCCCGACCCGGAACGCGCCGTCGAGGAGGCGCTGACCTCCGGTGCGGCCTACGCGAAGCTCTGCGAGTTCGTCGAGGCGCAGGGGGGAGATCCGGGCTTTCTGGAGAGCCCGGTCGTCTCCGGGAGCGTTGCCGAGGTCCGGGCCGCCGAGGGAGGATACGTCGAGCGCTTCGACGCGCTCGGGGTCGGGCAGGCCGCGCTCGTGCTCGGGGCCGGACGAGAGAAGAAGGGCGACCCGCTCGACTACGGGGCCGGGGTCGAGGTGCTCGTGCGAAGCGGGGAGAGAGTCGAGGCCGGAGAGCCCGTCGCGCTTCTCTACGGCGAGAAGAACGTCGAGCGCGCCGAGAAGCTCGTCCGGGAGGCGCTGAGGCTGAGCGAACAGCCGACGGAGAGCGCCCCTGCTATTCTGGACAGCCTGTAA
- a CDS encoding DeoD-type purine-nucleoside phosphorylase — translation MPVHLRAEPGDYAENVLVPGDPRRARYIAETFFEGAKLVNEERGMLGYTGTYKGKPVSVQTSGMGCPSAAIVTEELVQLGAKNLLRVGTCGGYNREMQLGDLVIATAATPQDGTVLSLTQGVPYSPAADFKLVHAAFHAAEAAGRKTFLGPIVSGDLFYDPTEDPGAQWSGLGVLAVEMEAAAIFTIAAMKGVSAGCLLTVSDTIGKEEVVRISDEDLKRGVDEMMELALDTLDTVN, via the coding sequence ATGCCCGTACACCTCAGAGCTGAGCCCGGAGACTACGCCGAGAACGTCCTTGTGCCTGGAGACCCGCGAAGGGCGCGCTACATCGCCGAGACATTCTTCGAGGGTGCGAAGCTTGTCAACGAGGAGCGCGGGATGCTCGGCTACACCGGCACGTACAAGGGCAAGCCGGTCTCCGTGCAGACAAGCGGGATGGGCTGTCCGAGCGCGGCGATCGTCACCGAGGAGCTTGTGCAGCTCGGGGCGAAGAACCTTCTCAGGGTCGGGACCTGCGGCGGCTACAACCGGGAGATGCAGCTCGGGGACCTCGTTATAGCGACCGCCGCGACCCCGCAGGACGGTACGGTACTCTCGCTCACACAGGGCGTCCCCTACTCCCCGGCGGCCGACTTCAAGCTCGTGCACGCCGCCTTCCACGCGGCCGAGGCGGCCGGGAGAAAGACCTTTCTCGGGCCGATAGTGAGCGGCGACCTCTTCTACGACCCGACCGAGGACCCGGGAGCGCAGTGGAGCGGGCTCGGGGTGCTCGCGGTCGAGATGGAGGCGGCGGCGATCTTCACCATCGCGGCGATGAAGGGGGTCTCCGCCGGGTGCCTGCTGACCGTCTCGGACACGATCGGCAAGGAGGAGGTCGTGAGGATCTCCGACGAGGACCTCAAGCGCGGAGTAGACGAGATGATGGAGCTGGCGCTCGACACCCTCGACACCGTAAACTAG
- a CDS encoding nitrogenase component 1 translates to MTVLNESGISDVLPPLHAVNGLANRMPGALVLLLGLRSEAFVAQSLVYPAQAGYLPQPRSPRVVYLVLDPEEPPEGGYIASRIVEAAAGFRGLEAVFVVSGWSARAVGVDAAFEARIAERRLEIPVALLDPHGPEGAPGVLSTDLEDRISASLVRFAPERTSGLFAVAAPEESRKSGRSEKRRGGLFGGLLERNRRDPDGDLRGSPVVLLGGFGSPFSARELAAELGRAGVRVAGTVPADGVGELPEIGEGTVVGLLDANLPEARRAAEERGAEVVETLVPVGVDGTARFVQDVSAAAGPASSEVGKARNVWHNLQHLRNRVRGKRVFFAGDTGLELPLARFLADAGAVVLEVGMPRFDRRRLSEELQALGPDVDVVAAPDWRGQMERVEKKRPDLVVASAGLYGPLVARGHLCRTSSELTRLGVHGYEGARRVLETISRTFERAEELDSSLNI, encoded by the coding sequence TTGACCGTCCTGAACGAATCGGGGATCTCCGACGTTCTCCCGCCGCTGCATGCCGTGAACGGCCTTGCGAACCGGATGCCGGGGGCGCTCGTCCTGCTCCTCGGGCTCCGCTCGGAGGCGTTCGTCGCCCAGTCGCTCGTCTATCCGGCGCAGGCGGGCTACCTGCCTCAGCCCAGGAGCCCGCGTGTCGTCTACCTTGTCCTCGACCCGGAGGAACCCCCGGAGGGGGGCTACATCGCTTCGAGGATCGTCGAGGCCGCGGCGGGCTTCCGGGGGCTCGAAGCGGTCTTTGTCGTCTCGGGCTGGAGCGCGCGGGCCGTCGGGGTGGACGCGGCCTTCGAGGCGAGGATCGCCGAGCGCAGGCTGGAGATCCCGGTCGCGCTCCTCGATCCGCACGGGCCGGAGGGGGCCCCCGGCGTCCTCTCGACCGACCTTGAGGACAGGATCTCGGCCTCCCTCGTCCGCTTCGCGCCGGAGAGAACCTCGGGGCTGTTCGCGGTCGCCGCTCCGGAGGAGTCCCGGAAGTCCGGCCGGTCGGAGAAGCGCCGGGGCGGGCTCTTCGGGGGGCTCCTCGAACGGAACCGCCGCGACCCGGACGGGGACCTCAGGGGCTCGCCCGTCGTGCTTCTCGGGGGGTTCGGCTCCCCGTTCTCCGCGCGGGAGCTTGCGGCCGAGCTCGGCCGCGCCGGGGTCCGCGTCGCCGGGACGGTACCGGCGGACGGGGTCGGGGAGCTGCCGGAGATCGGGGAGGGGACCGTTGTCGGGCTTCTGGACGCCAACCTCCCGGAGGCCCGGCGCGCGGCCGAGGAGCGCGGGGCGGAGGTCGTCGAGACGCTCGTGCCGGTTGGGGTGGACGGGACGGCGCGCTTCGTGCAGGACGTCTCGGCGGCGGCCGGTCCGGCGTCGAGCGAGGTCGGAAAGGCCCGGAACGTCTGGCACAACCTCCAGCACCTGAGAAACCGGGTGCGGGGAAAGAGGGTCTTCTTTGCCGGAGACACGGGCCTTGAGCTTCCCCTCGCGCGCTTTCTCGCGGACGCCGGGGCGGTTGTCCTTGAGGTCGGGATGCCGCGCTTCGACCGGCGGCGGCTCTCCGAGGAGCTTCAGGCCCTCGGTCCGGACGTGGACGTTGTCGCCGCGCCGGACTGGCGGGGCCAGATGGAGCGCGTCGAGAAGAAGCGCCCGGACCTCGTCGTTGCGAGCGCCGGGCTCTACGGGCCGCTCGTCGCGCGGGGACACCTCTGCCGGACCTCCTCAGAGCTTACCCGCCTCGGGGTCCACGGCTACGAGGGGGCAAGGCGGGTGCTGGAGACGATCTCCCGCACCTTCGAGCGCGCCGAGGAGCTCGACTCCTCGCTGAACATCTGA
- a CDS encoding nitrogenase component 1, which translates to MRILRGIYEGPGSHGVLRVAASFEKVHAVMRAMPGEGYFPALQQARERAGRPSPVTLSPVWERPEDTNSPGDPARDIAGVVRRHPEAEAVVTTRSEAALLLGEEPPEIGPQTNPVTGRRTKVVVPDWESPAVRETEAAELALEDLVRAHAAPGERSERPSVNLFGPLLFAPGAAAEYAEAERLMGLLGIEVNAKVPLGAEPGDLAKLTRGWVNVLLYREVGESATLYLQDEFRIPRVTTPMIGTSGTGAALKTVGRLCGLDHDAVRRALWAELSRTARLPWYARLAPPEVFEGRRAFVFGDFTYSLGLGYTLSREVGLEVPHCGTYMSHLGRDFSFHAETFAERTFITDDPEEVAARIEESAPDLVVGTHLERDVADSLGIPFLGLCPPVSENPFTERPVLGYAGSSTLADALERALGRVESRAETRLPALPWTEEAREELEGVPTFLRGRARRQAEDLARREAAPEVTREIFLASRP; encoded by the coding sequence GTGAGGATCCTGCGCGGCATCTACGAAGGACCGGGCTCTCACGGGGTGCTGCGCGTCGCGGCGAGCTTCGAGAAGGTCCACGCCGTCATGCGCGCGATGCCGGGCGAGGGGTATTTCCCGGCGCTCCAGCAGGCAAGAGAGCGGGCCGGACGTCCCTCTCCCGTCACCCTGAGCCCCGTCTGGGAGCGTCCGGAGGACACGAACTCCCCCGGCGACCCGGCGCGGGACATTGCGGGGGTCGTGCGGCGGCACCCGGAGGCCGAGGCCGTCGTAACGACCCGCTCGGAGGCGGCGCTGCTTCTCGGGGAGGAGCCGCCCGAGATCGGACCGCAGACAAACCCCGTAACGGGCCGCCGCACAAAGGTCGTCGTGCCGGACTGGGAGTCGCCCGCCGTCCGCGAGACCGAGGCCGCCGAGCTGGCCCTCGAAGACCTCGTCCGGGCGCACGCGGCCCCGGGAGAGCGGAGCGAGCGTCCCTCGGTGAACCTGTTCGGGCCGCTTCTGTTCGCCCCCGGAGCCGCCGCCGAGTACGCCGAGGCCGAGCGGCTCATGGGTCTGCTCGGCATCGAGGTGAACGCGAAGGTCCCGCTCGGAGCCGAGCCCGGCGACCTCGCGAAGCTGACGCGGGGGTGGGTGAACGTGCTGCTCTACCGGGAGGTCGGGGAGTCGGCGACGCTCTACCTTCAGGACGAGTTCCGCATCCCGCGCGTAACGACGCCCATGATCGGCACGAGCGGGACCGGGGCGGCGCTCAAGACCGTCGGCAGGCTCTGCGGCCTCGACCATGACGCGGTCCGGCGCGCCCTCTGGGCGGAGCTCTCGCGCACGGCGAGGCTCCCCTGGTACGCCCGGCTCGCTCCGCCGGAGGTCTTCGAGGGCCGGCGAGCGTTTGTCTTTGGGGACTTCACCTACTCTTTGGGGCTCGGGTACACGCTCTCGCGGGAGGTCGGGCTGGAGGTCCCGCACTGCGGCACGTACATGTCGCACCTCGGGCGGGACTTCAGCTTCCACGCCGAGACCTTCGCCGAGAGGACCTTTATCACCGACGACCCGGAGGAGGTCGCCGCGAGGATCGAAGAGAGCGCCCCGGACCTCGTTGTCGGGACCCACCTGGAGCGCGACGTCGCGGACTCTTTGGGCATCCCGTTCTTGGGGCTCTGTCCGCCCGTTTCGGAGAACCCCTTTACCGAGCGGCCGGTCCTCGGGTATGCGGGATCGAGCACCCTCGCCGACGCGCTTGAGCGGGCGCTGGGCCGGGTCGAGAGCCGCGCCGAGACCCGCCTCCCGGCGCTCCCCTGGACCGAGGAGGCCCGGGAGGAGCTCGAAGGGGTCCCGACCTTTCTTCGGGGCCGGGCGAGACGGCAGGCCGAGGACCTCGCCCGAAGAGAGGCGGCTCCCGAGGTGACGCGGGAGATCTTTCTCGCCTCCCGTCCCTGA
- a CDS encoding S1C family serine protease has product MNASRVTAQTAKARRRRKKRLLALGLAAGLLTLAGCATENQQEIPEPAPEPDNVATQTPEAAPDVPENEPVARIASQVEPSVVQVNVSGTTVTPFGEQEAEGLGSGVIYTSDGYIITNNHVVEGASEVTVAFADGTTETGEVVGNDPRTDLAVIDVDRNDLPAANFNEDSVTTGQLAVAIGSPSGFESTVTAGVVSGVNRELSPQLVGGNVQDPSLVDLIQTDAAISPGNSGGALVNRSGEVIGINVAYLPQTQSGAPVEGIGFAIPASTATSVADQLIADGEVTTAYIGVVPVDITAQDAEQFGLDGVEDGGAGVAEVASGSPADDAGLQTEDVIVAIDDREVQGSGDLYAALRDYRPGETVTLTVVRDGSEQTFDITLGEAPNNG; this is encoded by the coding sequence ATGAACGCATCCAGAGTTACCGCCCAGACTGCTAAAGCGCGCCGCAGAAGGAAGAAGAGGCTGCTCGCGCTCGGCCTTGCGGCGGGACTACTCACGCTTGCCGGGTGCGCAACCGAGAATCAGCAGGAGATCCCCGAGCCCGCTCCCGAGCCCGACAACGTGGCGACGCAGACGCCCGAGGCCGCCCCCGACGTCCCCGAGAACGAGCCCGTCGCGCGCATCGCCTCGCAGGTCGAGCCGAGCGTCGTGCAGGTGAACGTCAGCGGCACGACGGTGACGCCCTTCGGCGAGCAGGAGGCCGAGGGCCTCGGAAGCGGCGTTATCTACACCTCCGACGGCTACATCATCACGAACAACCACGTCGTTGAGGGTGCCTCGGAGGTAACCGTCGCCTTCGCTGACGGCACGACCGAGACCGGCGAGGTCGTCGGCAACGACCCGAGGACCGACCTCGCGGTTATAGACGTAGACCGGAACGACCTTCCGGCGGCGAACTTCAACGAGGACTCGGTAACGACCGGGCAGCTCGCCGTCGCGATCGGCAGCCCCTCCGGCTTCGAGTCGACCGTGACGGCCGGGGTAGTGAGCGGGGTGAACCGCGAGCTCTCGCCCCAGCTCGTCGGCGGCAACGTCCAGGACCCCTCGCTCGTGGACCTGATCCAGACCGACGCCGCGATTAGCCCGGGCAACTCGGGCGGCGCGCTCGTCAACCGCTCGGGGGAGGTTATCGGAATAAACGTCGCCTACCTCCCGCAGACTCAGTCCGGCGCCCCGGTCGAGGGCATCGGCTTCGCCATCCCGGCCTCGACGGCGACCTCGGTCGCCGACCAGCTCATCGCCGACGGCGAGGTCACGACGGCCTATATCGGCGTGGTCCCGGTCGACATAACCGCCCAGGACGCGGAGCAGTTCGGCCTCGATGGGGTCGAGGACGGCGGTGCGGGGGTCGCGGAGGTCGCCTCGGGGAGCCCGGCCGACGACGCGGGCCTCCAGACCGAGGACGTTATCGTCGCCATAGACGACCGCGAGGTCCAGGGCTCGGGCGACCTCTACGCCGCGCTCCGGGACTACCGTCCGGGCGAGACGGTCACCCTCACGGTCGTGCGGGACGGCAGCGAGCAGACCTTCGACATCACGCTCGGCGAGGCACCGAACAACGGCTAG